The nucleotide sequence CTCTGTCATATCTGTCTCCTTAGCCTTGCTTCTCAGCAATGATGGTTTTAACCCGGGCGATTTCGCGCTGGGTTAGCTTCAGCAGGTGGGTTTGACCCAACTGCCCGGTTGCCTTCTGTAGACGCAGCTGAAACTGCTCCTTGCGGAGGTTCATCAGCTCGTCTGTCAGAGCAGCAACGTCCTTCTCACGAAGTTCGACTGCGTTCATTACATTACCGTCCGCTTGACGAAGGTGGTTTCAAAAGGAAGCTTAGCGGCCGCGAGCGTAAATGCTTCACGGGCGGCTTCTTCTGTTACGCCTTCAATTTCATACAAAACACGACCGGGCTGGATCTGTGCGACCCAGTACTCGACGTTACCCTTACCTTTACCCTGACGTACTTCTAGGGGCTTCTGGGTGATGGGCTTGTCGGGGAAAACCCGAATCCATAACTTACCGCCACGCTTCACTTTACGAGTGATCGTACGACGACCGGCTTCAATCTGACGTGAGGTCATACGGCCGCGGCTCAATGACTTCAAACCAAACTCGCCGAAGCTAACCTTACTGCCGCGCTGTGCCAGGCCGCGGTTACGGCCTTTCTGCATTTTGCGGTATTTCATCCGCTTTGGTAGCAACATTTCCGTATAACTCCTTAACGTCCGTTCTTCTTGGCGGCGTCACGGCGCTGAGCTGCCGCGGCCTGGTCACGAACGGCTTGAATGCCACCGAGAACCTCGCCTTTGAAGACCCACACTTTGATGCCGATGATGCCGTAAGTAGTCGCAGCTTCAGCCGTGGAGTAATCGATATCCGCACGCAGTGTGTGCAAGGGCACACGACCTTCGCGGTACCACTCTGTCCGTGCAATTTCAGCGCCGCCTAAACGACCACCAACCTGCACACGAATACCTTCCGCACCTAGACGCATTGCGTTTTGGACCGCGCGCTTCATAGCACGACGGAACATAACGCGACGCTCAAGCTGGCCGGCGATGTTCTGAGCAACCAGAGCCGCATCCAATTCAGGCTTGCGAACTTCTTCAATGTTGATCTGAACGGGCACGCCCATCATCTTCGCCAATTCTTTGCGCAGGACTTCGATGTCCTCGCCTTTCTTGCCGATTACGATGCCAGGACGAGCCGTTGCGATTGTGACCTTGGCGTTAGCCGCAGGACGCTCAATACGCACGCCGCTCACCTGAGCTGCTTTTAATTTCTCGAGCAAAAATGCTCGGGCTTTCAGGTCACTCAACAAGGTTTCGCCGTACTTAGACTTGTCTGCATACCATACAGACTGGTGGTCCTTGACGATTCCGAGCCGAATGCCGGTCGGGTGTACTTTCTGACCCATGCAAACGCTCCTTAAATTTCCGAAACCTTGACGGTGATGTGACATGAACGCTTAAGAATCCGATCCGCACGGCCTTTGGCACGGGGACGGATACGCTTCATAGTCATACCTTCGTCAACGAAAATGGTAGACACCTTCAAGTCGTCGATGTCTTTGCCTTCATTATGCTCGGCGTTCGCAACTGCGGACTCGAGCACCTTCTTCACAATGGCTGCGCCTTTGCGGGTGCTGAAAGACAGGATGTCCAGAGCCTGATCAACGCGCTTACCGCGAATTTGATCAGCTACCAAACGTGCCTTTTGCGCCGACATCCGAGCACCACTTAGCTTTGCTGCTACTTCTGTCATGGCTTAGCGTCCCTTCTTGGCTTTTTTGTCAGCCGCGTGACCGCGGTAAGTACGCGTAGGTGCGAACTCACCGAGCTTGTGACCAACCATTTCTTCGGTTACGAACACCGGTACGTGCTGCTTGCCGTTGTGCACAGCAATTGTCAGACCGACCATGGTCGGAATAATCATGCTACGACGCGACCAGGTCTTAACCGGACGCTTGTCATTAGCTTCGCTCGCCGTTTCGACCTTCTTAAGAAGGTGAAGGTCGATGAACGGTCCCTTACGTAGAGAACGAGGCATCTATCTCTCTCCTTATTTCTGGCCGCGACGGCGGACAATGAATTTATCGGTGCGCTTGTTAGAACGCGTCTTGTAACCCTTGGTCGGAACACCCCAAGGCGTAACCGGGTGACGGCCACCTGAAGTACGACCTTCACCACCACCGTGAGGGTGGTCGACAGGGTTCATCACAACACCACGAACCGTCGGACGGATACCACGCCAGCGCGAAGCACCGGCCTTACCCAACTGACGCAAGCTGTGTTCTGAGTTAGACACTTCACCCAGGGTTGCACGGCATTCCACAGGAATACGACGCATCTCACCGGAACGCAGACGTACGGTTGCGTACGCACCTTCACGCGCCACTAGCTGAGCACTGGTGCCCGCTGAACGTGCGATCTGGCCACCCTTACCGGGGCGCATTTCGATGTTGTGGATCGTTGAACCCACGGGGATGTTGCGAATCGGCAAGCACGAGCCGGCTTTCATGGGAGCGTCAACACCACTGCGAACAGAGTCGCCAGCGAACACACCCTTGGGGGCCAGAATATAACGGCGCTCGCCGTCTGCGTACAAAACCAACGCAATGTGTGCGCTACGGTTAGGATCGTATTCGATACGCTCAACTTTGCCGGGAATCCCGTCTTTGTTGCGCTTGAAATCGACAACACGGTAGTGGTGCTTGTGACCGCCGCCCACGTGACGTGTTGTGATACGACCCTGGTTGTTACGACCACCGGTCTTGTTTTTCTTCTCTAGCAAAGGCGCGTACGGAGCACCCTTGTGCAAGTGGGGATGAACCACTTTGACAAGGTGACGACGGCCCGGAGAAGTAGGTTTAGTCTTAATTACAGGCATTTTACTTCCCTTATTCGCCGCCCAGCTCGATCTCTTGGCCTTCGGCCAAGGTCACGTACGCCTTGCGGATGTCGTTGCGCTTACCAAAACCACGCGCAGTACGCTTAGTCTTGCCCTTGATGTTCACAGTGTTAACGCGAAGAACCGTGACTTCGAACAACTGCTCGACGGCCAACTTAATTTCGCGCTTAGTGGCGTCGGGCGACACCTTGAAGGTGTACTGGTTGTTCGCTTCAGCGATCAACGTAGCCTTCTCAGAGATGTGCGGTGCGACGATCACTTGGTACAGACGTTCGTTGTTCATACCAGCTTCTCCTCGATGCGCTTCACAGCGTCCACGGTCATGATGACCTTGTCGAAGCCGATCAAGCTGACAGGATCAACACCCGCTACGTCGACCGCAGTCACGTAAGGAATGTTGCGAGCAGCCAAGAACACGTTCGCGTCTAGGTCTTCGGTGACGATCAATGCACCACGATTACAGCCGAGCTCAGCCAAACGCGCTGCCATCAACTTGGTTTTGGCTTCAGCCAATTCCATTGAAGACACAACGATCAGACGATCCTGACGGACCAACTCAGACAAAATGCTACGAACTGCAGCACGGTACATTTTACGGTTAACTTTTTGCTCATGGTCACGCGGACGTGCAGCAAAGGTCACACCACCGCTGCGCCAGATCGGGCTACGGATGGTGCCGGCACGAGCGCGGCCAGTACCTTTCTGACGCCACGGCTTCTTGCCGCCGCCAGACACATCAGAGCGAGTCTTCTGTGCTTTAGTGCCCTGACGAGCACCTGCCATGAATGCAGTAACAACCTGGTGGATCAGCGCTTCATTGAAGTCGCGACCAAACACGTCGTCTGAAACTTGTTGTGCGCCGCCGCCGGCGATTTGAATTTCCATCGTCGACTCCTATTAGCGCTTGATTTTAACGGTAGGTGTGACCAAAACGTCACCGTTGTTAGCACCGGGCACTGCGCCCTTGACCAACAGCAGATTGCGCTCTGCGTCTACACGAATGATCTCGAGAGACTGAGTCGTAACGCGCTCAGCACCCATGTGACCAGCCATTTTCTTGCCTTTGAATACGCGACCGGGGGTTTGGCACTGACCAATAGAACCCGGGGCACGGTGGCTCAAAGAGTTACCGTGAGTGGCGTCTTGCATAGAGAAGTTCCAACGCTTAATCGCGCCCTGGAAACCCTTACCCTTTGACTGACCCGTCACGTCGACTTTCTGGCCTGCTTCAAACGCCGCTACAGTCAATTCAGAGCCCACAGCCGGCAATTCTTCGCCTTCGGCACGCATTTCCCAAAATCCACGACCCACTTGCACGCCATTCTTGTTGACGTGACCCTGGACGGGCTTGGAAACACGAGACAAACGACGTTCGCCTACAGTGACCTGAACAGCTGCATAGCCGTCAGTTTCATCAGTTTTGACCTGAGCTACGCGGTTAGGCGTTACCTCAATAACAGTCACGGGCACTGATACGCCCTCCTCGGTGAACACCCGAGTCATACCAGCCTTACGGCCGATCAATCCAATAGCCATTTGCTATCTCCATTCCGCCTGCATACGGGGCTTTAACCCGCTATGGCCCTTTCGGTTCTACACACGCACCGGTTGTCGCCAACGTCCGCCCGGTTTTCGGCGGGTTGGTTTGTTAACTAGCCGAGGCTAATTTGAACATCTACGCCTGCTGCCAGATCGAGCTTCATCAGGGCGTCTACGGTCTTGTCAGTGGGCTCGATAATGTCGAGCATCCGCTTATGAGTCCGCATTTCGTACTGATCGCGCGCGTCTTTGTTGACGTGCGGTGAAACCAGAACGGTGTAACGCTCTTTACGCGTCGGCAGAGGAATCGGGCCATTGACTTGGGCGCCAGTGCGCTTAGCCGTGTCTACGATTTCCTGTGCTGAGGCGTCGATCAAACGGTGATCAAACGCTTTCAGACGGATGCGGATCTTTTGGTTCTGCATCGCTGCGTTTACTCCTAGTAAATTCTCTGGGCACGAAAGTGCACCCGGAAAATGGGAGCGCGAATATTAGAGGGACGAAGAGGTAACGTCAAGGCGTAATACGCCGGGCAACGCGAGGCATAAAAAAGCCCCGGCGATTGCCAGGGCTTCTTTGTGGGCCCGAAGGCCCCACTGAACATTTCAACGACCGGGCCCGTGAGCCCAGCCGCATCAAATTAGTTCAGGATTTTAGCGACAACACCTGCGCCAACGGTACGGCCACCTTCGCGAATCGCGAAACGCAGGCCTTCTTCCATTGCGATCGGTGCGATCAGCGTCACGGTCATCTGGATGTTATCACCCGGCATGACCATTTCAACGCCTTCAGGCAGCTCACAAGCGCCAGTCACGTCAGTCGTACGGAAGTAGAACTGCGGACGGTAGCCTTTGAAGAACGGCGTGTGACGGCCACCTTCGTCTTTGCTCAATACGTATACTTCCGCAGTGAACTCAGTGTGAGGCTTGATCGTGCCCGGCTTAGCCAGAACCTGACCACGCTGAACGTCGTCACGCTTAGTACCACGCAGCAAGACACCAACGTTCTCGCCTGCACGACCTTCGTCAAGCAGCTTGCGGAACATTTCAACACCCGTACAGGTGGTCTTGGTGGTGTCCGCGATGCCGATGATTTCCAGCTCGTCACCAACGTTTACGATGCCACGCTCAACACGACCCGTGACAACCGTGCCACGACCCGAGATTGAGAACACGTCTTCGATCGGCAGCAAGAACGGCTGATCTACCGCACGCTCAGGCTCAGGAATGTACGTGTCCAGCGTCTCTACCAACTTCTGTACTGCGGGCATACCGATGTCAGACGTGTCGCCTTCCAAAGCCTTCAGTGCAGAACCGATGATGATCGGCGTGTCGTCACCCGGGAATTCGTACTGGTCTAGCAATTCACGAATTTCCATCTCGACCAGTTCCAACAACTCTTCGTCGTCGACCATGTCCGCTTTGTTCATGAACACGACGATGTAAGGAACACCGACCTGACGTGACAGCAAGATGTGCTCGCGCGTCTGAGGCATCGGGCCGTCAGCAGCTGAACAGACCAAGATCGCGCCGTCCATCTGGGCAGCACCGGTGATCATGTTCTTGACGTAGTCGGCGTGGCCGGGGCAGTCAACGTGGGCGTAGTGACGAATCGTGCTTTCGTACTCTACGTGCGACGTTGCAATGGTAATACCACGCTCACGCTCTTCAGGTGCGTTATCGATCTGGTCGAATGCTTGCGCTTCGCCGCCGAAAACTTCCGCGCATACGCGAGTCAATGCCGCTGTCAGTGTAGTTTTACCGTGGTCAACGTGACCAATGGTGCCGACGTTTACGTGCGGCTTGGAACGTTCAAAAGTAGCTTTTGCCATGATTAGGCTCCCAATATTGGAACGGAATTAACCGTTGTTCTTTTTAATGATTTCGTCAGCCACTGAGTTCGGCGCTTCCGCGTACTTAGTGAACTCCATGCTGTACGACGCACGACCCTGCGTGAAACCACGCAGGTCAGTCGCGTAACCAAACATTTCAGCGAGAGGAACTTCAGCAGTCACGATTTTAATACCGTTAACGCCGTCATCCATACCACTGACCAAACCGCGACGACGGTTCAAGTCACCAATCACGTCACCCATGTTTTCTTCGGGCGTTGTGACTTCAACTTTCATGATGGGCTCAAGCACGGCAGGGTTTGCCAGCAGAGCGCCCTTCTTCATTGCCATAGAGCCGGCAACCTTAAAGGCCATCTCGTTAGAGTCGACATCGTGGTAAGAACCGTCGATCAAGGTCGCCTGAACACCCAACAAGGGGTAGCCGGCCAAGACACCGTTCTTCATTTGCTCTTCGATACCCTTCGATACCGCAGGGATGTATTCCTTGGGAACTACACCACCGACGATTTCGTTGACGAATTCGAAGTTTTCTTCGCCGTCCAAGGGCAGCGGAGCCAGCTTGATCACAACGTGACCGTACTGACCGCGACCGCCTGACTGGCGTACGAACTTGCCTTCAACTTCGACGGCGTCACGGATGCACTCACGGTAAGAAACCTGGGGTGCACCGATGTTCGCTTCGACGCTGAATTCACGACGCATACGGTCAACCAAGATATCGAGGTGCAATTCACCCATACCCGAGATGATCGTCTGGCCAGTTTCTTCGTCAGTCTTGACGCGGAACGACGGATCTTCCTGGGCCAACTTGCCCAACGCGATACCCATCTTTTCCTGGTCAGCTTTGGACTTCGGCTCAACCGCGACACTAATCACGGGCTCAGGGAACTCCATACGCTCAAGCACGATAGGCTTGTCCAGTGCGCACAAGGTGTCGCCCGTGGTGACGTCTTTCAGACCGACCGCAGCGGCGATATCACCGGCACGAACTTCTTTGATTTCTTCACGGGTGTTGGCGTGCATCTGAACCATACGGCCGACACGCTCTTTCTTGCTCTTAACCGAGTTGTAAACGCCGTCGCCTGAGTTCAGGACGCCAGAGTAGACACGGAAGAACGTCAGCGTACCGACGAAGGGGTCGGTTGCGATTTTGAAGGCCAACGCAGCAAAAGGTGCTTCGTCAGCGGCTTCACGAACTTCTTCGATTTCGTCGTCAACCAAGCCGGTGATCGCCTTGACGTCAGTCGGAGCGGGCAAGTATTCGATGACCGCGTCCAACACTGCCTGGACACCCTTGTTCTTGAATGCGCTACCGCACAAGCAAGGAACGATTTCCTGGCGCAGGGTACGCTCACGCAAACCCAACTTGATTTCTTCTTCGGTCAAGGTGCCTTCTTCGAGGTACTTTTCCATGTACTCGTCGTTAGCTTCAGCCGCCGCTTCCATCATCTCTTCGCGCAATTGCTCGCACTCGTCAACCATGTCAGCCGGGATCTCTTCGTATTCGAAGGTGGCACCCATGTCGTCCTCGCTCCACGCGATGAACTTCATTTTGACCAAATCGATGACGCCCTTGAATTCTTTTTCAGAACCCACGTTCAACTGGATCGGAACCGCAGTGGCGCCCAAGCGCTTACGGATCTGACCGACGACACGCATAAAGTCTGCGCCATCACGATCCATCTTGTTGACGAAACAAATACGCGGAACGCCGTACTTGTCAGCCTGACGCCAAACGGTTTCAGACTGCGGCTCAACACCTGAGGAAGCACAGAATACAACCACACTGCCGTCAAGTACGCGCATGGAGCGCTCTACTTCGATCGTGAAGTCAACGTGACCCGGGGTGTCGATGATGTTGATGCGGTGCTGATCGAACTGCTGCTGCATACCGGCCCAGAAGGTCGTAGTCGCAGCCGAAGTAATAGTAATACCTCGCTCCTGCTCCTGTGCCATCCAGTCCATGGTCGCCGCGCCGTCGTGAACTTCACCGATCTTGTGGCTGATGCCTGTGTAAAACAGGATGCGCTCGGTAGTCGTGGTTTTACCCGCGTCTACGTGGGCCGCAATACCGATGTTGCGGTACTTACTAATTGGGGTGGTACGTGCCACGTTAGTCTCTCCAATAAAGGGGGAAAGGCGCCGCACATTGCTGTGCCGCGCCTTTTCAATGGCCGATTAGAAGCGGAAGTGCGAGAACGCCTTGTTCGCTTCAGCCATACGGTGGACGTCTTCGCGCTTCTTAACAGCAGCGCCACGACCTTCGACCGCATCCATCATTTCGCCAGCAAGACGCAATTCCATGCTCTTCTCGCCACGCTTACGTGAGAAGTCCACCAACCAACGCATTGCCAAGGCAGTACGACGGCTCGGGCGAACTTCGACCGGCACCTGGTAAGTCGCACCACCGACACGACGAGACTTAACCTCGACCGACGGCTGGATGGCTTCCAGAGAGCTTGCGAATACTTCTAGCGGGTCATTGCCCGAACGCTCTTGGACTCGGTCCAAAGCGCCGTATACGATTTTCTCGGCGACTGATTTTTTACCATGCACCATGACATGGTTGATGAACTTAGCTAGTTGTTGGCTACCAAACTTAGGATCAGGCAGGATCTCCCGCTTGGCGGCGACGCGACGTCTTGGCATCTTTATTTCCTTTTTTCAGGGACCCCGGTAATTAACCCGGGCCTTACTTTCAGCCTTCGCAGGAAGACTGGATTAAATTTACTAAAGGGGGATTACCCCTTAGGGCGTTTAGCACCGTACTTAGAACGGCCCTGACGACGATCGGAAACACCCGACGCATCCAAGGTTCCGCGAACTGTGTGGTAACGAACACCCGGCAAATCTTTTACACGACCGCCGCGAATCAGAACCACTGAGTGCTCTTGTAGGTTGTGGCCTTCACCGCCGATGTACGAAGTAACTTCGAACCCGTTGGTCAAACGCACACGACATACTTTACGCAGTGCTGAGTTAGGTTTCTTAGGTGTCGTTGTGTATACGCGAGTGCACACACCACGACGCTGGGGGCACGCTTGCAACGCAGGCACGTCGGTCTTCTGGACCTTGCGCTTACGGGGCTTGCGAACCAACTGGTTAATGGTTGCCATTAATATTGGACTCCTGCCATTCAAAAATACGCCTCGGCCACCGTTTGACGGTTTTACCGAGGCGCGCATAGTAGAGACTGACCAGCCGACCGTCAACCCAAGGGCAACGGTCGGTCGGCCGACCGAGGCTTATAGGCCGCCGGTCAAATCCCCGATTTCTTCGGCCAATGCCGCCGCGACTTCCGCCGCGGTAACACCGCCTGAATTACTTTCGGCCTGCTCGGCGCCACGCTTGCGCTTGCGCTCTGCGTGGTAAGCCAAACCAGTACCGGCCGGAATCAAACGACCCACGACCACGTTTTCTTTCAAGCCACGCAACGGATCGCGCTTGCCGGTGACGGCAGCCTCGGTCAATACACGCGTCGTTTCCTGGAACGATGCCGCCGAAATAAACGACTCCGTTGCCAGCGATGCTTTGGTGATACCCAGCAACAGACGCTCAAACTTAGCCGGGTACTTTTCGTTACCGACCAAGCCTGCGTTAACACGCTTAACGTCCTGGAATTCAACGGTTTCACCGGTGATCAACTTGGAATCAGCCGAGTCCGTGATCTCCGCTTTACGCAGCATCTGACGGATGATGACTTCAATGTGCTTGTCGTTGATCACAACACCCTGGAGGCGATAAACCTCTTGGATCTCGTTGGTGATGTAACGAGCCAGCTCGCTAACACCCAACAAACGCAACAGGTCATGAGGATCGGTCGGGCCATCGGCGACGATGTCACCCTTAGCCACTTCTTCACCTTCGTAAACGCTGAGCTGACGCTCTTTCGGAATCAAACGTTCGACGGGTTCGTTGCCATCGGTGGGCGAGATCACCAAGCGGTTTTTACCCTTGGTTTCCTTACCGAAGCTGACGATACCGCTGATGTCGGCACGAATCGCGGCACCTTTCGGGCGACGCGCTTCGAACAAGTCAGCAACACGCGGCAAACCACCGGTGATGTCACGCGTCTTCGAGCCTTCCTGCGGCATACGGGCGATAACCGCACCGGTACCGACAATGTCACCATCCGACAGCGAGACCAACGCGCCGCCTTGCAGTTGGTACTGTGCAATCGGCTCGTCAGACTTTTTGGCGTCCTGTGCGTACAGCTGAATCAGGGGCTTGATGTCTTTACCAGCCACCGGCCGGTCTTTGCCGTCCAGCACTTCGATCATGCTCATACCCGTCAGGTCATCAGTCTGGACCTTAATGGTGATGCCCTGTTCCATGCCCTGGAAGCGAACGACACCGCCCTTCTCTGTGATCAAGGGGTGCGTGTGCGGATCCCAAGTCGCGACCGGCGCGCCGGCTTCAACCGTGGCGCCTTCTTTGCCCGAAATTATAGCGCCATACGGCAGCTTGTAAGCTTCGCGCTCGCGTCCCTGAACATCGGTAATAACCAGCTGGCCGGAACGTGACACCGCAACCAGGTTGCCGTCTTCACGCTCTACCGTTTTCAGGTTGATCAGTTTAATCGTACCGCCGTGCTTCACTTCGATGCGGTCGGCAGCCGACGCTCGGCTTGCTGCACCACCAATGTGGAAGGTACGCATGGTCAGCTGGGTACCCGGCTCACCAATGGACTGCGCGGCAATAACACCGACCGACTCGCCGACGTTGACCTGGTGGCCACGGCCTAGGTCACGACCGTAACAAGCGGCACAAATACCGTGGTATTCCTCACACACGATGGGCGAGCGCACCAAGACACGGTCAACGCCCATGCCTTCAAGGCGCGCAACACTGGTTTCATCTAGCAGCGTACCGCGTTCGAAGACCACTTCGCCCGTGCCGGTATCGGCAACGTCTTCGGCGACGACACGACCCAGTACACGCTGTGCCAAGGGAACGACCACGTCACCGCCTTCGATCAAGGGTGTCATTTCGACACCGTGCTCGGTACCACAATCCAGCGCCGTGATGACCATGTCCTGTGCCACGTCAACCAAACGACGTGTCAAGTAACCCGAGTTTGCCGTTTTCAATGCGGTGTCGGCCAAGCCTTTACGCGCACCGTGGGTCGAGATGAAGTACTGCAGTACCGACAAACCTTCACGGAAGTTAGCCGTAATCGGCGTTTCGATAATCGAACCGTCCGGACGTGCCATCAAACCACGCATACCCGCCAACTGACGAATCTGCGCCGCGCTGCCTCGAGCGCCCGAGTCAGCCATCATAAAGACGCTGTTAAAGCTAGGACGTTCGACTTCGTTGCCGTCTTTGTCGATGGCGATATCTTTACCGATACGCTCCATCATCTTTTTGGCAACCATGTCGTTAGCACGCGCCCAGATATCGACCACCTTGTTGTACTTCTCACCTTGGGTTACCAAGCCGGATGCGTACTGCTGCTCGATCTCTTTCACTTGCTCTTCGGCTTCGCCCACGATCTGTGCTTTGGCATCCGGGATCTCGAAGTCGTTAACACCGATCGATGAACCCGAGCGCGTGGCGTAGGCAAAACCGGTGTACATCAGTTGGTCAGCAAAAATGACCGCGTCTTTCAAACCGACGCGGCGGTAGCATTCGTTGATCAACGACGAAATGGCTTTCTTAGTCATGTCGCGGTTGACCAAGTCGTAGCCCAAACCAACCGGCAGGATGTTCGACAGCAAGGCACGACCGACCGTGGTGTCGACCATGCGAACGCCCTCAGTACGGTTGCCTTCCAGGTCAATATTAACGTCCAAGATACGGACGCTGACACGGGCCTGAAGGTGAACCTTACGAGCGCCGTAGGCACGCGCCACTTCGTCCGTCGACGCGAACTTCATACCGTCGCCCAAGGCGTCGAAACGTTCACGAGTCATGTAGTACAGACCCAAGACCACGTCTTGTGAGGGCACGATGATCGGCTCGCCGTTGGCCGGCGACAACACGTTGTTGGTCGACATCATTAGCGCACGCGCTTCGAGCTGTGCTTCGATGGTCAACGGCAAGTGAACCGCCATTTGGTCACCGTCAAAGTCGGCGTTATAGGCCGCACACACCAGCGGGTGCAGCTGAATTGCCTTGCCTTCAATCAGCAAGGGTTCAAACGCTTGAATGCCCAAACGGTGCAGCGTCGGCGCTCGGTTCAACAAGACCGGGTGTTCACGGATCACGTCAGCCAGGATATCCCAGACTTCTGCGGTTTCGCGCTCGACCATTTTCTTGGCCATCTTGATGGTGGTCGCCAGTCCCTGTGCTTCCAGACGGCTGTAGATGAAGGGCTTGAACAGTTCAAGCGCCATCTTCTTGGGCAGACCACACTGGTGCAACTTCAGGCTAGGCCCGACCACGATCACAGAACGGCCGGAGTAATCGACTCGCTTACCCAACAAGTTCTGACGGAAACGACCCTGCTTACCCTTGATCATGTCAGCCAGTGACTTCAACGGACGCTTGTTAGAGCCTGTAATGGCGCGGCCACGACGGCCATTATCCAACAGCGCGTCGACCGATTCCTGCAACATTCGCTTTTCGTTACGAACGATGATGTCAGGCGCACGCAACTCAAGCAGACGTTTAAGACGGTTGTTACGGTTGATCACACGGCGGTACAGATCGTTAAGATCCGAGGTCGCAAAGCGCCCCCCATCCAGCGGCACCAACGGACGCAAATCCGGCGGTAGTACCGGCAGCACTTCCATGATCATCCACTCAGGACGGTTGCCCGATTGCTGGAAGGCTTCCAGCAGCTTCAAGCGCTTGGCGATCTTCTTGATGCGGGTCTCAGAGCCCGTGCTCTCGAGCTCTTCGCGCAGCTGCGCGATTTCCGCATCCAGGTCCATATCGATCATGTACTGCTGAATCGCTTCAGCGCCCATCAAGGCGGTGAATTCCTCGCCTTCTTCGTCGACCAGCTGGTAGTACTCTTCTTCGCTCAGGACCTGACCTGCGCTGAGGCTAGTCAGGGCCGGATCGGTGACCATGTAAGCTTCGAAGTACAGCACGCGCTCAATGTCACGCAGCGTCATGTCCAGCATCAAGCCGATGCGCGAGGGCAACGACTTCAAGAACCAGATGTGAGCCACGGGGCTCGCCAGCTCGATGTGGCCCATGCGCTCACGGCGTACCTTAGCCAAGGTGACTTCAACGCCACACTTTTCACAGATCACACCACGGTGCTTCAGACGCTTGTACTTACCGCACAGGCACTCGTAGTCCTTGACCGGCCCAAAGATTCGGGCACAGAACAGACCATCGCGCTCAGGCTTGAAGGTACGGTAGTTGATGGTTTCGGGCTTCTTAACTTCGCCAAACGACCAGCTGCGAATTTCCGCGGGGCTAGAGAGGCCGATGCGGATCGCATCGAACTCGTTGTTGGCACCCTGTTGACGCAACAGATTCATCAAATCTTTCATAGTTTAATCTCCTGGGTAGCCTTAGTCGCTTTCCAGCTCGATGTTGATACCAAGCGAGCGAATTTCTTTGACCAATACGTTGAAGGATTCGGGCATACCCGGCTCCATCTGATGGTCCCCATCGACAATATTTTTGTACATCTTGGTACGGCCGTTTACGTCGTCCGACTTAA is from Litorivicinus lipolyticus and encodes:
- the tuf gene encoding elongation factor Tu, which gives rise to MAKATFERSKPHVNVGTIGHVDHGKTTLTAALTRVCAEVFGGEAQAFDQIDNAPEERERGITIATSHVEYESTIRHYAHVDCPGHADYVKNMITGAAQMDGAILVCSAADGPMPQTREHILLSRQVGVPYIVVFMNKADMVDDEELLELVEMEIRELLDQYEFPGDDTPIIIGSALKALEGDTSDIGMPAVQKLVETLDTYIPEPERAVDQPFLLPIEDVFSISGRGTVVTGRVERGIVNVGDELEIIGIADTTKTTCTGVEMFRKLLDEGRAGENVGVLLRGTKRDDVQRGQVLAKPGTIKPHTEFTAEVYVLSKDEGGRHTPFFKGYRPQFYFRTTDVTGACELPEGVEMVMPGDNIQMTVTLIAPIAMEEGLRFAIREGGRTVGAGVVAKILN
- the fusA gene encoding elongation factor G; its protein translation is MARTTPISKYRNIGIAAHVDAGKTTTTERILFYTGISHKIGEVHDGAATMDWMAQEQERGITITSAATTTFWAGMQQQFDQHRINIIDTPGHVDFTIEVERSMRVLDGSVVVFCASSGVEPQSETVWRQADKYGVPRICFVNKMDRDGADFMRVVGQIRKRLGATAVPIQLNVGSEKEFKGVIDLVKMKFIAWSEDDMGATFEYEEIPADMVDECEQLREEMMEAAAEANDEYMEKYLEEGTLTEEEIKLGLRERTLRQEIVPCLCGSAFKNKGVQAVLDAVIEYLPAPTDVKAITGLVDDEIEEVREAADEAPFAALAFKIATDPFVGTLTFFRVYSGVLNSGDGVYNSVKSKKERVGRMVQMHANTREEIKEVRAGDIAAAVGLKDVTTGDTLCALDKPIVLERMEFPEPVISVAVEPKSKADQEKMGIALGKLAQEDPSFRVKTDEETGQTIISGMGELHLDILVDRMRREFSVEANIGAPQVSYRECIRDAVEVEGKFVRQSGGRGQYGHVVIKLAPLPLDGEENFEFVNEIVGGVVPKEYIPAVSKGIEEQMKNGVLAGYPLLGVQATLIDGSYHDVDSNEMAFKVAGSMAMKKGALLANPAVLEPIMKVEVTTPEENMGDVIGDLNRRRGLVSGMDDGVNGIKIVTAEVPLAEMFGYATDLRGFTQGRASYSMEFTKYAEAPNSVADEIIKKNNG
- the rpsG gene encoding 30S ribosomal protein S7; its protein translation is MPRRRVAAKREILPDPKFGSQQLAKFINHVMVHGKKSVAEKIVYGALDRVQERSGNDPLEVFASSLEAIQPSVEVKSRRVGGATYQVPVEVRPSRRTALAMRWLVDFSRKRGEKSMELRLAGEMMDAVEGRGAAVKKREDVHRMAEANKAFSHFRF
- the rpsL gene encoding 30S ribosomal protein S12, with translation MATINQLVRKPRKRKVQKTDVPALQACPQRRGVCTRVYTTTPKKPNSALRKVCRVRLTNGFEVTSYIGGEGHNLQEHSVVLIRGGRVKDLPGVRYHTVRGTLDASGVSDRRQGRSKYGAKRPKG